The Panicum hallii strain FIL2 chromosome 5, PHallii_v3.1, whole genome shotgun sequence genome contains the following window.
TCTGATTGAACTTGCGTGTCCTGACCTCCATTAATGCGTCATGCATTGGTGTCGTGATggcctgatccctgatggctgATGGCTTGTGTGCTGGCCGCTGGGCCGCGGCACCAGCCAACGCCATCTGGATTTATCAGGCGAAAGACGCAAGAGGCAGAGGAGGGCGGCGTCACGGCGTGGCTATGACAATGACAATGACAGAGGCGCCGAACATTACCATTCATGTGACGGATCGATCGATTGGGACATGGACGGTGGGCGCTTGGACTCCTGACCTCCAGTGCTGATGATCTGTTTTCCATACATGGgacgccctgaaggcctgaacTCATGTGCCGATTCATTTTCCCATCTTGGACCTATCCATTTCGGAGGCCCTCGGGGATATATGCAAAGCCTACAAGTACGGCCCTTCCTCTGTTCGTTTCCATCACTAGTCGGCCACCTGCTGATAGCAATCTGCTGGTAGCTTCATCCAGTACCGAGCGACCGATCATGGCAAGGATCCACCCCTATGTCGCCGCGGCCTGCGCCGTCGTGCTTGTGCTCGCCGCTCCGACCGTCGCTGTCGACCCTGACATGCTCCAGGACGTCTGCGTCGCTGATCGGGCCTCCCGTGAGCCCTCTATTCATCTTTGTCAAGCTTCCTGGTCCTTGGTGCATGCTTCTTGCAGCATGCCCGGCCGAGTAGACAACTATTGAAATTCTGCTGACCTGTGCGTGCAGCGATCAAGATCAATGGATTCCCGTGCAAGGCGAACGTGACAGCGGATGACTTCTTCTTCGCGGGTCTCAGGAACCCCGGAAACACCAACAACCCGGCGGGGTCGGTGGTGACGGCGGCCAACGTGGAGAGTTTCCCGGGCGTGAACACGCTGGGCGTCTCCATCGCGCGCATCGACTTCGCCCCGGGTGGCCAGAACCCGCCGCACACGCACCCGCGCGCCACTGAGATCATCTTCATCCTCGAGGGCACACTCGAGGTTGGATTCATCACTACTGCCAACAAGCTCTTCAGCAAGACCATCACGAAGGGGGACGTCTTCGTCTTTCCCAGGGCTCACGTGCACTTCCAGCAGAACCGGGGCTATGGCCCCGCCACAATCATCTCCGCCTTCAATAGCCAGCTTCAGGGAACTCAGGCCATCGCCATGACGCTCTTTGGCGCCACGCCACCGGTGTCTACCGACATCCTGGCTAAGGCCTTCAAGATCGGCAACGCGAAGGTGGACGCCATCAAGGGCCGATTCACACCCAAGTAGAAGCCTTCCACCGCATGCCCTAGTGGATTTCCAAATAAATGGCTCATACTGGTTGACCAATATGTATGATGACTCATGAGCGCTAGAGACCGTATCTCGCGAAACTGAAAGTATTTTATGTTTGGTTCGAGGGATTGCTGCGCGCCTGCGCTTGTTGTCACGGTGGCAATGGTTccgaacccccccccccccctaacCACGAGTATTTTACTATTTCACATCAAACCATGCCACACCAGTCCATT
Protein-coding sequences here:
- the LOC112892097 gene encoding germin-like protein 1-1, producing MARIHPYVAAACAVVLVLAAPTVAVDPDMLQDVCVADRASPIKINGFPCKANVTADDFFFAGLRNPGNTNNPAGSVVTAANVESFPGVNTLGVSIARIDFAPGGQNPPHTHPRATEIIFILEGTLEVGFITTANKLFSKTITKGDVFVFPRAHVHFQQNRGYGPATIISAFNSQLQGTQAIAMTLFGATPPVSTDILAKAFKIGNAKVDAIKGRFTPK